The Pelodiscus sinensis isolate JC-2024 unplaced genomic scaffold, ASM4963464v1 ctg67, whole genome shotgun sequence genome contains a region encoding:
- the LOC102443792 gene encoding uncharacterized protein LOC102443792: protein MAEGTKEELNKEQLHNFDLSGRAATKPDVASLIERGEVPRDWAHKNSRDRSLSKGDSSANDRIMWKTEVNHSQGNSEGLVKLRNLSPRGEVFNSVEGNMCEGEYRSAGQHGNAEGESMEKSIPNERAFSKGQNIPLRPGERPHKCTVCDKSFTRRAHLLQHQRIHTGERPYTCTECEKSFRQRSELIDHQRTHTQEKPYKCETCGKRFIRSTRLIQHQNVHTGVKPHKCPQCEKSFSWISSVIKHQRVHTGERPYKCPDCERTFSWSSTLIKHRRLHTGERPYKCPNCAKCFVQSANLLKHQRVHTEQKPYACGECEETFLVRAHFVLHQRMHTGEEFDKSDGCEEWFGLVSDLRKHQKKPYQCAECDKSFNKSSNLSKHQRIHTGERPYKCSDCEKRFIQSSHLKLHERVHRGEKPYQCSDCAKSFHQSSHLIQHQRVHTQEKPFKCPKCEKSFSRSSVLNKHTRIHVGEQSYKCSQCDETFASSAHLLRHKRTHHAERPYQCPSCEKSFSRSSQLTLHQKNHAAEKPYKCADCEKSFVYSSHLIQHQRTHTRERPYQCAVCEKSFIQSSHLLQHQKIHTGERPFRCSDCEKTFNRSSNLIKHQRTHTRENL from the exons ATGGCAGAAGGAACTAAAGAAGAACTCAATAAGGAACAACTACACAACTTTGATCTTTCTGg TCGTGCGGCCACCAAACCTGACGTTGCATCTCTGATTGAACGTGGGGAAGTTCCACGTGACTGGGCTCATAAGAACTCGAGAGACAGAAGCCTTTCTAAAGGGGACTCCTCTG CAAATGATAGAATCATGTGGAAGACTGAAGTTAATCATTCACAGGGAAATTCTGAGGGCTTGGTAAAGCTCAGGAATTTATCTCCAAGAGGGGAAGTATTTAACTCTGTCGAGGGAAATATGTGTGAGGGTGAATATAGGTCAGCTGGCCAACATGGGAACGCAGAAGGCGAGAGCATGGAGAAATCGATTCCAAATGAAAGAGCTTTCAGCAAAGGCCAAAACATTCCTCTCCGCCCAGGCGAGAGACCCCATAAATGTACTGTGTGTGACAAAAGCTTCACTCGCCGTGCACATCTTCTTCagcaccagagaatccacacgggCGAGAGACCCTATACGTGTACCGAGTGCGAGAAAAGCTTCCGACAGAGATCAGAGTTGATTGACCATCAGCGAACGCATACGCAAGAGAAACCTTACAAATGCGAGACATGTGGGAAACGGTTCATTCGGAGCACGCGGCTAATTCAGCATCAAAATGTCCACACAGGAGTGAAACCCCACAAGTGTCCTCAGTGCGAGAAAAGCTTTAGTTGGATCTCATCGGTTATTAAGCACCAGAGAGTTCACACGGGCGAGAGACCCTATAAATGCCCAGATTGTGAGAGAACCTTTAGTTGGAGCTCCACCCTTATAAAGCACCGGAGACTTCACACAGGAGAAAGACCCTATAAATGTCCCAACTGCGCAAAGTGCTTTGTACAGAGTGCGAATCTTCTCAAACATCAGAGGGTGCACACGGAACAGAAACCCTATGCCTGCGGGGAATGCGAGGAGACCTTTCTGGTCCGGGCTCATTTCGTTCTGCACCAGAGAATGCACACGGGTGAGGAATTCGACAAGTCCGATGGCTGTGAGGAGTGGTTTGGTCTTGTCTCGGACCTTCGCAAACATCAAAAGAAGCCCTATCAATGCGCCGAATGTGACAAAAGCTTCAACAAAAGTTCCAATCTTAGTAAGCATCAGAGGATCCATACGGGGGAGAGGCCCTATAAGTGTTCCGACTGTGAGAAAAGGTTCATTCAGAGCTCTCACCTGAAGCTGCACGAACGAGTGCACCGGGGAGAAAAACCCTACCAATGTTCTGACTGTGCGAAAAGTTTCCACCAGAGCTCCCATCTCATTCAGCACCAGAGAGTTCACACCCAAGAAAAGCCTTTTAAGTGTCCCAAGTGCGAGAAAAGCTTTAGCCGGAGCTCCGTGCTAAATAAACACACGAGAATCCACGTGGGAGAACAGAGCTATAAGTGCAGCCAGTGTGACGAAACCTTTGCCAGCAGCGCCCATCTTCTTCGGCACAAGAGAACCCACCACGCGGAAAGACCTTACCAATGCCCCAGCTGTGAAAAGAGTTTCAGCCGGAGCTCGCAGCTTACGCTCCATCAGAAAAACCACGCAGCAGAGAAGCCGTACAAGTGTGCTGACTGTGAGAAAAGCTTCGTGTACAGCTCGCATTTAATTCAGCATCAGAGAACTCACACTAGAGAGCGGCCTTACCAGTGTGCGGTGTGCGAGAAAAGTTTCATTCAGAGCTCGCATCTCCTTCAGCACCAGAAAATCCACACGGGAGAGAGGCCCTTTAGATGCAGTGATTGTGAGAAAACCTTCAATCGGAGCTCCAACCTTATAAAACATCAGAGAACGCACACCAGGGAGAACCTGTAA